In Ipomoea triloba cultivar NCNSP0323 chromosome 15, ASM357664v1, one genomic interval encodes:
- the LOC116005526 gene encoding protein YIPF1 homolog has protein sequence MMSSNYTAIDNQNVSGSVPAVADPSPQVSVKFTESNLQTFPPSTSQGKISRSSGPPRDADDTFSKPVSGSEDPQQQQQASGWLSVFTIAAYKPYFDVDTSDVLERIKDSLFPFSGAFTEKTSSSPDLYGPFWICTTLIFVAASIGTFVTYLSHKLQNKEWDYDINLLTWSAGLFYGYVLIVPLCLYVILKYFSAPAGIVQLFCLYGYSLFIFIPALCLSVVPFEIFRWVIAGVAGFMSATFVALNLKTHIVSSGERWFLIVVGIFLLQLALALVLKLYLFTVTV, from the exons ATGATGTCAAGCAATTATACTGCCATTGATAATCAAAATGTCTCCGGATCTGTTCCT GCAGTAGCAGATCCTTCACCCCAAGTTTCTGTCAAATTCACTG AGTCGAATCTTCAGACCTTTCCGCCTTCGACTTCACAGGGGAAAATCTCACGTAGCTCTGGGCCACCTCGTGATGCTGATG ATACCTTCTCCAAACCAGTATCTGGTTCTGAAGATccccagcagcagcagcaggcgAGTGGCTGGTTGAGTGTTTTCACCATTGCTGCTTACAAGCCCTATTTTGACGTTGACACATCTGATGTTTTGGAAAGAATAAAAGATTCACTCTTTCCTTTCAGCGGAGCCTTTACTGAGAAGACTTCTAGTAGCCCAGATTT GTATGGACCATTCTGGATATGCACTACCTTGATATTTGTGGCAGCTTCCATTGGCACGTTTGTTACATATCTATCCCACAAGCTTCAGAACAAAGAATGGGACTATGACATCAATCTCCTGACTTGGTCTGCAGGCTTATTCTATGGATATGTACTGATAGTCCCTCTCTGCTTATATGTAATTCTCAAGTACTTCTCTGCTCCAGCTGGCATTGTTCAACTGTTCTGTCTTTATGGATATTCCCTGTTCATCTTCATCCCTGCATTG TGCCTCTCTGTTGTCCCATTCGAAATTTTCAGATGGGTGATTGCTGGTGTAGCAGGGTTCATGTCCGCCACCTTCGTTGCACTTAATCTCAAGACCCACATCGTGTCTTCTGGTGAGAGGTGGTTCTTGATTGTAGTTGGTATCTTTCTGTTGCAGCTTGCTCTTGCTTTGGTGCTAAAGCTCTACTTGTTCACTGTCACAGTATAA
- the LOC116006697 gene encoding peroxisomal adenine nucleotide carrier 1-like → MGAGDLESISEATSGAIGAIVSTTILYPLDTCKTKYQAELQAHGHRKYRNITDVLLEALSTGRVLSLYQGLGTKNLHSFIGQFVYFYGYSYFKRLYLDRSGARSIGTKANLVIAAAAGACTAIVTQPLDTASLRMQTSAFGKSKSLWKTLTEGSLSEAFDGLGISLLLTSNPAIQYTVFDQLKQRLLKDQQTSKGKDSSPVVLSAFSAFLLGALSKTIATIITFPAIRCKVMIQVADTSDDGEKKPKRKPPKTLLGVACAILRKEGILGFFKGIEAQILKTVLSSALLLMIKEKISASTWVLVLGLSRLLVVNQRRLKNS, encoded by the exons atGGGTGCCGGTGATCTGGAGTCTATATCGGAGGCGACATCCGGAGCCATTGGAGCTATAGTCAGCACCACCATCTTGTATCCGCTCGATACCTGTAAAACCAAGTACCAAGCCGAGCTTCAAGCCCATGGTCACCGCAAATACAG GAATATAACAGATGTTCTTTTGGAGGCATTATCTACTGGTCGGGTTCTTTCGTTGTACCAAGGTCTTGGAACAAAGAATCTGCATTCTTTCATTGGCCAGTTTGTTTATTTCTATGGGTATAGTTACTTTAAGAGACTATATTTGGATAGAAGTGGTGCCAGATCCATTGGAACAAAAGCCAACCTGGTTATTGCTGCTGCAGCTGGGGCTTGTACTGCCATTGTGACTCAA CCACTGGATACAGCTTCGTTGAGGATGCAGACTAGTGCATTTGGAAAATCTAAAAGCCTTTGGAAAACGCTTACAGAAGGCAGCTTGAGCGAAGCATTTGATGGTCTCGGAATTTCTCTTTTATTGACATCCAACCCTGCCATTCAG TACACAGTTTTCGATCAGCTCAAGCAACGGCTCCTGAAAGATCAACAAACTTCAAAGGGGAAGGATTCATCACCAGTAGTCCTTTCTGCATTTTCCGCATTTTTATTAGGCGCACTCTCAAAGACCATTGCTACAATTATTACTTTTCCGGCTATCAG GTGCAAAGTCATGATTCAAGTTGCGGACACAAGTGATGATGGGGAGAAGAAACCCAAGCGCAAACCACCTAAAACACTTCTAGGTGTTGCTTGTGCTATCCTTAGAAAAGAAGGGATTCTCGGTTTCTTTAAGGGAATAGAAGCGCAAATCTTGAAGACGGTGCTAAGTTCTGCGCTGCTCTTGATGATAAAGGAAAAGATCTCTGCATCAACCTGGGTCCTCGTTCTTGGACTCAGTAGGCTTCTCGTCGTCAACCAGAGAAGATTAAAGAACTCATAG
- the LOC116006698 gene encoding peroxisomal adenine nucleotide carrier 2-like: MQTSAFGKSKSLWKTLTEGSLSEAFDGLGISLLLTSNPAIQYTVFDQLKQRLLKDQQTSKGKDSSPVVLSAFSAFLLGALSKTIATIITFPAIRCKVMIQVADTSDDGEKKPKRKPPKTLLGVACAILRKEGILGFFKGIEAQILKTVLSSALLLMIKEKISASTWVLVLGLSRLLVVNQRRLKNS; the protein is encoded by the exons ATGCAGACTAGTGCATTTGGAAAATCTAAAAGCCTTTGGAAAACGCTTACAGAAGGCAGCTTGAGCGAAGCATTTGATGGTCTCGGAATTTCTCTTTTATTGACATCCAACCCTGCCATTCAG TACACAGTTTTCGATCAGCTCAAGCAACGGCTCCTGAAAGATCAACAAACTTCAAAGGGGAAGGATTCATCACCAGTAGTCCTTTCTGCATTTTCCGCATTTTTATTAGGCGCACTCTCAAAGACCATTGCTACAATTATTACTTTTCCGGCTATCAG GTGCAAAGTCATGATTCAAGTTGCGGACACAAGTGATGATGGGGAGAAGAAACCCAAGCGCAAACCACCTAAAACACTTCTAGGTGTTGCTTGTGCTATCCTTAGAAAAGAAGGGATTCTCGGTTTCTTTAAGGGAATAGAAGCGCAAATCTTGAAGACGGTGCTAAGTTCTGCGCTGCTCTTGATGATAAAGGAAAAGATCTCTGCATCAACCTGGGTCCTCGTTCTTGGACTCAGTAGGCTTCTCGTCGTCAACCAGAGAAGATTAAAGAACTCATAG
- the LOC116007591 gene encoding uncharacterized protein LOC116007591, with amino-acid sequence MRSSRHWMYTRIRNGLLTEEFLAGLETFIQFATSQHSWMDGERIRCPCTQRKCQNTKFLDVPTVKYHLAKYGFVSDYYIWRFHSESNVRVDVDRDVGGPSQMASEETSNAYHTMVMDANALEFNLDALEESPNPEAQKFYDMLKAVDQELWPGCKKHSQLSLIARLISLKSENHISEKCFNQITELMKEVVPENNLVPDNFYEAKRLLRAKRTSTGRLACVPKETWRIWEAYWDRLDVKAKSEQQRKNKMSEVARPRTGCSRHIRGSRSAIEHYHKLEEIQAQRDFAMQEVEGSTKPPIINMSQLKKQRISGLGTKENSCSSSATSQLNQDAMKEIVTQQLQTMLAEMQTQLQAQMEAKLQAERTQMQAQM; translated from the exons ATGAGATCAAGTCGTCATTGGATGTATACACGAATTAGAAATGGTCTTCTCACTGAGGAGTTTTTGGCTGGTCTTGAAACTTTCATCCAATTTGCTACTAGTCAACATAGTTGGATGGACGGGGAAAGAATTAGGTGTCCATGTACTCAGCGCAAGTGTCAAAACACCAAGTTTTTAGATGTGCCTACTGTGAAATATCACTTAGCAAAATATGGATTTGTATCGGACTACTATATCTGGCGCTTCCATAGCGAGAGTAATGTGAGGGTAGATGTTGATCGAGATGTTGGTGGGCCATCTCAAATGGCTAGTGAAGAAACATCTAATGCTTACCACACAATGGTTATGGATGCTAATGCTCTTGAATTTAATTTGGATGCATTAGAAGAATCGCCAAATCCTGAGGCCCAAAAGTTTTATGACATGCTGAAAGCTGTAGATCAAGAGTTGTGGCCTGGGTGTAAAAAACACTCGCAGTTGTCCCTTATAGCTCGACTTATAAGCTTGAAATCAGAGAACCACATATCAGAAAAATGTTTCAATCAAATCACTGAACTTATGAAAGAAGTTGTTCCGGAGAATAATCTAGTTCCTGACAACTTCTATGAAGCTAAAAGGCTATTACGGGCAAAACGGACTTCAACTGGGAGGCTAGCTTGTGTACCTAAAGAAACATGGCGCATTTGGGAGGCATATTGGGATAGACTTGATGTGAAAGCTAAATCTGAACAACAACGCAAGAATAAGATGAGTGAGGTGGCAAGACCTCGTACGGGATGTTCTCGACATATCAGAGGATCTAGATCAGCTATTGAGCACTATCATAAACTG GAAGAAATACAAGCGCAACGTGATTTTGCAATGCAGGAAGTTGAAGGGTCAACTAAGCCACCAATTATAAATATGTCACAGCTAAAGAAACAACGTATTTCTGGCTTAGGGACTAAGGAGAACAGCTGTAGTTCATCTGCTACTTCACAACTTAATCAAGATGCAATGAAGGAGATCGTGACCCAACAGTTACAAACCATGCTAGCTGAGATGCAGACTCAACTACAAGCTCAAATGGAGGCTAAATTACAAGCTGAAAGAACTCAAATGCAGGCTCAAATGTAG